The nucleotide sequence AATGATGctacctagtgtggtgacgaaacgtctgaaaattaatctttcagctcagtgagcaaacttacatccagaacctcaaactgagctacaaatcttctcaaaacttactaagatcgtgtaatagcagcactatttaaaccAACGGGGCCAGAAATCATGTTATAGCcgatacaggtaaggaaagtttgtgttttacaaataatggtctaaattcttcaatagcGTTAAAGCCAATTCGTGTTGAAGAAATGCACAttttagcagaactgactgtagcatTCAGGTAAATCCCATAGAACTGTCCGAAGTCTCTGATGTTAACTCAGAGTTGGAGATGTTGACAAGGGGTGCCAGGGAGTAGTATGCTTGCCAGGCAGCTCCCACCCACACTGATCAGCATGccataaatgtgaggttatccactttggtcacaaaaacaggaaggcagataatTTTTTTGAATAGTGGCAGTTTAGGAAACGTTGAGGGGCAGCGAGacttgggtgtcatggtggaatagtcgctgaaggttggcatgtaggtgcagcagatggtgaggaaAACTAATGACGTGCTGGCCTTCGTAGTGAAAGGATTTGAATAttggagtaaggatgtcttgctgcagatATTAAGAgccttagtgaggccacaccttgagcattgtgtgcagttttggtaccCTTGTCTgtggaaggacattcttgctattgagggagtccagcgaaggttcacAGACTGATTCGGTGGATGACGcatgaagaaagactggatcgGATGGGCTTGTACGCACTGCAATTTAGTAGAATTAGGAGGGAATttcatagaaacatgtaaaatcctgatggactggacaggctagatgcaggaagagtgttcctgatgttggagaagtccagaactaagtGTCACAATCTACAAAGAAGGAGTaagtcattcaggactgagatgaggaagaatttattcactccattgtgaacctgtggaattctctcccacaggaagctgttggggccagtttgttagagatattcaggagggagctggatgtggccctGTGGCTAAAGGGACCAAGGGGTATAGACAAATAGCAAGTTTGGGATACTGAGGTTGCATGTTTAgccctgatcatattgaacggtggtgcaagcttgaagggccgaatggcctactcctgcatctattttctatgttacTAAGCCTTCCAAATGTTACTGACCCTCACCTTGTTGCAAACTGGAGCCTGGAAGACCTAGCCCCATGAATGAATTGTTTCTCCTGCTTTTccactcctgtccctccctctgtaaccaaGAAACTAACCTGTGATTTATCACCTTCTTTAAAAGAGGTCTCCATCCCACCCAGGTGCccactgaaaaatgacaattaAATGAAGAGAGTGGATTTGTTGAACTCAAGGATGCATTGTCTAAGGAGCAAATCAAAACCATATTGCAATGAGATCTGCCTCTGTAGATTTTGTGATCAATACAGTGTGAACCTGTGTGCAGCAAAATAATTTGTGAACTTaaaaaaacaggaacaggagttggccCCTGACCTATCAAGCCTGCTCAGTGTAGATTCAagtagatcacagctgatctttcTGTGGACTCAGTttcacttacctgccctctcactataacccttaatACCCTTACTGtgcaaaaatctatctttgctgtAAAAAGATTCAACAAGGTAGCCTTAACTGCTTCActgggtagggaattccacagataaacagacctttgggtgaagaggttcctcctcagctcagtcctaaatctgctcccctttattttgaggctaGGCCCCCGAGTTTatgtttcacccaccagtggaaatgtCCTCCCTGATTCTGTCTTATCAATAAACTTTTGTCAGCCGGTTTTCAAAACAAATAAaaacttttctctctctttctgcccagTTCCCCAAAGCCTCTGAGATTGGATGTGCAAGTTGACCAGGGTGTGTTTTTGGTTGTGCACAGCATTGGAGATACAGATGCTCAGTGTGATGTGACAGAGACAActctcctccaccccacccccttcacctctgtctgagatgggggagtgggggcGGCAGGATGATTGACAGTGGAGACAGGCAATAGGAGGGGCGGATTGTGCAGGACGGCTGTGAGGGTTTGTCCAATGATTGGTGGCGGTGGGCGGGTGCCCAGGAGCGGGCTCGCTGTTTGTAAAAAAAAGGGATCTCCGGAGCTGGCGGTGAGCACAGTAGGACAGGAATGGCGCTGGGCATGATACCTGCATGAAGCGAGTCAGCGGGATTTAAAGGGTGTTTACTGGGCGTCTTGGCTTCTAGTCGCCGCCAAGTTTTGCATTGCATTGATGTGCAGGAAGACTCGCAAGATTTGCATTTACAAaataaagaaaaggagagaggggGGCGGTGGTGGAGAAGGAGGAAGGATTCAAGGGAAATAAAAGCAAATCTCTCTCATTAATAGGAAATGGAAACTTTCGGGTCAATAGACAAGCAGCTTCGACTGGAGAATCACAGCAGCCCAGTGGATTACTTGCACCAGAGGTACGCCAGTACTTACGAAAATACTTTCAACTCGTGGAATGATTACTTGGGGTTGAGCACTCTGGTGGGGAAGGCTGTGAGTAAGGGGGGGAAGAGCGGACTGCACCCGGCCAGGGAACTGAAGCTGCAGTCCCGGGCACCGTGTATCAGCCACTCCCTGGAGCTCCGGGGGCTCGGCTTCTGCTCCCACCACGACGCGCTGCTCGGCTCCGAGTTGGAAGGCAGCTTCAGCCCTTTTTCGGCTTACCCCGCGGCCGGGGAGCCCTTAccccatcagcagcagcagcgcctGGAGCGGGAGCAAGGGGGCGACTCGTCCTGGAACCGAGTGGATGTGATCATGATGGAGAACAGGAGCCACCTGCAACTCGCCCActaccagcagcagcagcagcctctccctccagctccagcaccacctcctcctcctgctgctgtcCACAGAACCACCAGGGCTAAGGCCGAGCTGCAGATCTGCGTCTTCTGCAGGAACAACAACGAGTCGGTCACCTTGTACACCACCCACATCCTGAAGAGCCCCGATGGCAGGGTGCTCTGCCCCATCTTGAGGCGGTACACTTGCCCGTTGTGTGGTGCCAACGGGGACAACGCGCACACCATCAAATACTGCCCACTCTCCAAGCTCCAGCCCAGTATCCCAAAGGTGAAGACTAGAAACTGCGTTAGCAAGAGGGCCCGTTAATAAGGAACTATCGCCCCTATTACAAACAAGGAAGGCATTGTGAACCCAATttaccccccactcccccaggCTTTGTAGACTAATACGTGGACATTTTATTAAGACTATATATTTTGAGTCTGGGAATAATCGTTTTATAGTGACTGAATGTACTCTTTGTCTAAATTTGTTTACAATCTAATGTTTCTGGTGGAATATCTAGCCCAGAAATCTACCTCAGTTATATAAAATATATAGTTTATGGAACTAAGAGAGCGCCataatttttttcttttgcaaaatcTACGGCGTGCATTTCATCTTCGGAGAATTTAAGGTAACTCAGTAATTATAATGTAGAAAATGTattttgatttccttttttttgaaTGTAATGTTTGCTactttttaaaagtgaaatgtaAAACAGATATAAGGATTACTAATGAATAACTGTGTTAACAACAGTACGGGGAACCAATAAATTTTCACATTTTAGCAGCTCCTTTTGTGTGTTTCGTTTCATGGTGGGAGAGAGgccagatcttcagcatctgtctCCGGGCGCCGTCCTATGGACAACAGCTGAAATGCAGATTCCGCTTGCCCTCATAATGCAAAACCCTCCTTGAAGCCCAAGGACAGAGTACCATTGATAGGTTGAtagtcacattttgttttaaaaaaaaataaagctaGTGACCCACCAAGGATCTCGTTGTAGCCGAACCGATTCGCTGACGTCTGCCTAGATTTTGGAAATACCAAACTGgtaatgtttatttttaattggAACTTGCTATCTAGGCAAAATATTAGCAATTGATCTGCTTGTTATTTGAAGATTTTCACTTGTGAATTAAACAAAAATTGTGTTTTAAATGACAACCACTTCTTCAAGTATATCGCTTTTTGTTGAAGGTTCATGATTTTCTTTGGGTGGGGTAATCTTCTGGAGCAGGGGAGATAGTTGTTGGAGAGGACCTAGTCTTGTGGATGGATGTTGGTACTATTTCTAGCAACGCATCCATTTGTATGTTGTAGTATCTCCTAcaacggagaaagtgaggaatgcatttgctggagatcagagctgaaaatgtcttgctggaaaagcacagcaggtcagacagcatccaaggagcaggagaatcgacgtttcgggcataagcccttcttcaggaattatgcccgaaacatcgattctcctgctcc is from Hemiscyllium ocellatum isolate sHemOce1 chromosome 22, sHemOce1.pat.X.cur, whole genome shotgun sequence and encodes:
- the LOC132826499 gene encoding nanos homolog 1-like codes for the protein METFGSIDKQLRLENHSSPVDYLHQRYASTYENTFNSWNDYLGLSTLVGKAVSKGGKSGLHPARELKLQSRAPCISHSLELRGLGFCSHHDALLGSELEGSFSPFSAYPAAGEPLPHQQQQRLEREQGGDSSWNRVDVIMMENRSHLQLAHYQQQQQPLPPAPAPPPPPAAVHRTTRAKAELQICVFCRNNNESVTLYTTHILKSPDGRVLCPILRRYTCPLCGANGDNAHTIKYCPLSKLQPSIPKVKTRNCVSKRAR